DNA sequence from the Candidatus Kaistella beijingensis genome:
TTCCCGCCCAACTTCTCTTTAATGGGAGCAGGAAATCGCTTAAAAAAGCAACGTAAGTATTTTTAGAAAAGTCGAAAACTTCAATGTCTTTTGAGATTTCTCCTTCTTTCAAACCTTTTCTAAAATCCTGTAATTTCATGGTTTTAAGTTCGCCGTTTTCAACGAAACTTGCCTTCATTCTGTCAAATAATCCCAACTGAAATTCTTGGTCGATTTCTTTCATCACTCCACCCAAAGCATCGATGGAACAACCGGATGCGGCTTCTTTTTCCTCATCTACACAAATGACAATGAACTGATTTTTTTCGATTTTGAAAGATGATTCCAACGGTTTTCCGTGTGCAGCCCAAGTTGCGAGAAAATCGTATAATTTTTCGGTGATGACTCTGCTTTCTTTGGGCGTAAAAGGTCGCGATGCAGGGTAAATAATCACTCTGTAATCGCTGGTTTCTACTATGGTTGATTCTTCAATTTTCATAAAATTGCTGGGTGTTTGATGATGGATGTTGGGTGTCATTAAGCATCGGACATCCTACTTCCACCTTAAATTATAAATCTTCCGCTTCCGCCAAAAGTTCTGCAATATCTTTAACGGAAACTTCCTCGTTTTTATTGAAATGCTTCACGCCATCGGTCATCATCGTCATACAAAACGGACAACCTGTTGCGATGATGTTTGGCTTTTCTTCCAAAGCTTCTTCGGTTCTTTCAACGTTGATGTCTACATTTCCTTTTTCAGGTTCTTTGAACATTTGTGCTCCACCTGCTCCACAACACAATCCGTTTGATTTGCAGCGTTTCATCTCCACCAATTCGGAATCCAATTTTTCCAGTAAAACTCTTGGTGCTTCATATTCTCCGTTCCCTCTTCCTAAATAACATGGATCGTGGAAGGTGATTTTTTTCCCACTAAAACTGCCCCCCTCAATTTTCAAGCGACCTTCTTCCATTAATTTTCTTAGGAATTGGGTGTGATGCATTACTTCATAATTTCCGCCTAAACCAGGGTATTCGTTTTTCAAAATATTGAAACAGTGCGGACAAGCGGTGACAATTTTTTTTACGCCATAACCGTTCATGATTTCAATATTGGTTAAAGCCATCATTTGGAAAATAAATTCGTTTCCGGCGCGTTTTGCAGGATCGCCGTTGCAGCTTTCTTCTTGTCCTAAAACCGCAAATTCAACGCCCACTTTGTGCAAAATTTTACATAAAGCTTTGGTTATTTTTTTTGCTCTGTCATCAAAACTTCCGGCGCAACCCACGAAAAATAAAACTTCCGGTGCTTTTCCTTCGGCAGCATATTCTGCCATTGTTTTTATAGTGAAATCCATGTTTTCTATAAGTAATTAGTCATGAGCAATCCGCAATTTTCAAATTGGCTCATTTTCAAATTTTCAAATTAATTATCAGTTGCCCATTTCATACGATCTTGCTGATTGTATTGCCATGGTGCGGCATTGTTCTCGATATTGTTCATCATCAATTGCCATTCGTGCGGCATTGAAGATTCTTCCATAACCATAAAACGGCGCATTTCTACAATAATTGAAAGTGGATCAATCAACACAGGACAAGCTTCAACACAAGCATTACATGTTGTGCACGCTAAAACTTCTTCACGGGAAATATGATCGTCCAACAGTTTTTTACCGTCGTCCACAAATTTTCCGTTTTTGTTGATGTTTCTTCCGACTTCCTCAATTCGATCACGTGTATCCATCATGATTTTTCTTGGCGAAAGTTTCTTCCCAGTAAGATTTGCAGGACAAACGGCGGTACATCTACCACATTCTGTGCAGGAATAGGCATTTAAAAGCTGAACCTGATTCAAATCAAAAATATCGCTTGCTCCAAATTTTTCGGGTGCTGCATTCGGATCTGCTGCAGGTTGTGCTGCATAAGGATCAGCGTTTGGATCCATCATTAATTTGATTTCTTTGGTTACAGAATCCAAATTATTGAATTTTCCTTTGGGTTGAAGATTCGCAAACCAGGTATTAGGAAACGCCAGAATAATATGCAAATGTTTCGAATAATAAAGATAATTCATGAAGAACAGAATGCCGATGAAATGAAACCACCACGCTGCTCTTTCTGTAAACATAAGGAATCCGTCATTAAAAGAAAACCATTCAAAAATTGGAGCGAAAATCATCTTGCTGATTGGGAAAGAACCGATTTCATGAAAAACGCCTCGCTGCTGAAGAATGTAATCAGACGCGTTCATTTTGAAGAACGCCATCATTAAAGCAAACTCGATAATCAAAATAATATTGGCGTCTTTTATTCCCCATCCTTTCAGGTCTTTTGCGTTGGAACTTACCCTTTTTATATGCAAAATATTTCTTCGTATAAAAAATAACACTACAGCAATGACAACTAAAATTGCCAATATTTCTAAGGTTGCTGTGAAAATTCCATAGAAAGTTGCTCCAAAAATCGAGGACAGAAATCGGTGTGTCCCGAAAATTCCGTCGATCACGATTTCAATCAACTCAATATTGATGATGACAAAGCCTACATAGACCAAGACGTGGAGAAATCCCGCAATCGGTCTTTTTCCCATTTTTCCTTGTCCCAGTGCCACGTTTGCCATGGTTTTCCAACGTTCTGCAGGATGGTCGGTTCTGTCGATTTTTTTGCCGAGTTTGATGTTGCGGTAAATTTCCCTTAAACTTTTAAAGAAAAGTCCGAATCCCACAACAAGGGCAATGAAAAAAATAATATTGTCAATATATTGCATATTGAAAGGTTTTTAGATTTTAGTTGGAACTGTTTTTTCCGAAAACGGAGAAGTTTAAATATCGTTTCGGATTCTCTTTTAAATCAAGAATGAGTTTGTTCAAATTCTGCGAGGATTCGTTGAGATTTCGGTAAAGTTCTTCATCTTTGGTGATTTTACCAAGCGAACCTTCGCCATTTTGTATGCCCGAAATAACACTGTTTAATTTATCCGCCGTCAAACTCAATTTATCAATCGTATTGTTGAGTTTTTTTACATCCACTTCTTCCGCAACTTTTCCGTATTTATCAATCGCGGTTTTTGCACTGATTGTCGCAAGATTGGCATTATCCAACATTTTTTGAACACGTGGATCATTATTTGCCATTAAGGAATTTGCGCTTCTTGACGTTCCTTCAAGGGAAGTAACTGTTCTGTTTAAATTGAATAATAAAGATCGAATTGCGGCCTGATTTTCAGCATCGGTGATCGATTTTGCATTAATCATTAAAGAATCTACTCTTTTTAAAACCACTTGCAATTGATCTTTTACAGGCCCAACTTGTGACGAAATATTATTCATCATTGAAAGTTGAAAAGCTCCTGCCAAAGTATCGCCATCTTTTGCCATCGGCTGTCCGTAAGCTAGATTAATGCGCATTTCTTTTCCAGACATCAATCCGGGTTCAAAAATTTCTAAAGTTGATTTTTTTGAAAACTCGTAGTTGTCATCAATCATTACTTTAACCACGAAATGTATTTTACCGTCTTTTTCGGTGATTGGTATGATTTTATCAACCTGACCAACTTTCAAACCGTTGATGGAAACGGGATTTGATGCAGCCAATCCTTCCACATTATCAAATTTTGCAAAGAAAATATTGTCTGTAGTAAAAAGACTTTTCCCCTTCATAAACTGAAAGAGAAAGACAAATCCAATGATGGCTAAAAGTGCAATGAGACCTGCTTTTATTTCTTTTGTGAATTTCACTTTTTTGTAATTTTTAATGAACAAATATAATACATTTTAAATAAAGTCAATCAGCAATTACTTCGGTAAAGACGCAAAAAAAAGCGACTTTCACAAGTCGCTTTTATGATGATTTCTAATTCTTAATTTTGTTGTGATGCCTGATTGTAAACTTCAATTCTGTAGTCTTCAATTTTCGCATTATCTTGAAGTGATTTCAAGAAATTCTGCCCGAATTGCTGTGAATTTTGTCCTTGAAGTGCCTGAATCACCTGTTTGATGTCTCCCGGTTGTTTGTTCACCGTTTCAGATTTTTTCACCAAAACATAAACTCCGGTCATTCCTTCCACAGGATTGGAAAGTTTTCCTTTAGCCACACCGAATGCAGCTCCTGCAACTCTCGGTTCCATGGCCCCTGCAACTTGCGGACTCAACAAATTAACTTGTGCAGATTGTTTTGTAGAAGCAAATAATTTAGCGATTTGATCTAAACTTGTCGCTTTTGCAGCTGTGATTTTATCAGAAATCTGTTTTGCCAAAATCTTATTTTTGATGATGGGCTCAATTTGTTCTCTTACTGCTTCTGGATCTGCGGTTCCTGCGTCTTGGATTCCGTTTAAGTATGCAACGATTCTGTCGCCGGTTCCGTCAACAGTGAAAATATCGGTATCACCTTTATTTCTCTTTTTGTTGAAAGCCCATGCAATAACTTCTTCGTCTTTATCAGTTCCCAATCCTGGAAGTTGTCCTTGGAAACGGCCAATTTCTTTAGGGTTGCTGAAGTTGTAGTTGTTCTTTTTAGCCAGATTCGCAAAATCGTTGAAAGATTTGCCTTGAACTTGCTGAATGAATTTTGTAGCTTTCGTGTAAACTTCGTTTTCTGTTTTGTCAGAAGGTTTAATGGCTTTCACCAAGTTTGCCACTTTGTAGCCCATTGAACCGGATTTTTTATCTTCAATATTAATGATGTGATATCCGAACTGGGTTTCAACCACTCCTGTTGCACCTTTTGGATTGTTTGCAAGGAAACTCAAAAACTCTGGAACAAAAGGTGTCGAAGGCGTCGTCCAACCCACACTTCCGCCTTGAGCAGCCGAACCTGGATCAGATGAGAATTTTAAATTCTCTGCAAATTTAGAAGGATCTGCTTTTACTACTGCACCGATTGAATCTGCCAATTTTTTCGCTTCTTCTTTCGATCTCTTTACATCTCCTCCTGCTTGATTTCCTTTGTACGAAACAAGAATATGTCTTGAAAGCGTAGAATCAGATGGTTTTTTATCTAATAATTTAGAAACTACATAGAAATTCTGCTCTTTGTAAGGTCCGAAAGTTGTACCGATACTTGCAGAAGCCACTTTATCTTTAATCGAAGCAGGCAATTGATTTGCTGAAAAATACTGTGGGTTAAACGGCATGTCAGAATTCAATGCTATGAACATGGAGTCGTTTGTCGTGTTTTGGAAATTTTCTTTACCGCCACTCATTTCGCTTCCTTCAGAAAATAATTTGTTAATTTCTTTTTGAGTTGCTGCCTCGTCTGCTGCACTTGGAGCCGCAGGGAAATATACCAAACCAACGTTTCTGCTCGCTTCTCTCTTGAACAAGATCGGATGTTTTTTAATATAATCCGCCAAATCTTGAGTAGTCACTTTTACAGGGTTTTTCTGTGCATAAGCTGCATAATCTACTTTTACAAAGTCGATGTCTGCAAGTTGGTCTCTTTGTTTCATCATTTCCTCCGCTTCCTTTTTACCAACGGTAATTCCAGCTGAAAGATTGGCAAAAAGTTGTCTCGCCATCATTCTGTACTCGATCGCTTTTCTAGTTTTAAGCCAATTGTTGTACATTTCAACGTTGGTTCCTTTTGCTTCTTCAACCTGTTTTTTGATTTCCTGAAGTTTGAAATTTCCTTTCTCGTCAAAGTTTTGCTGATTTTGAGCAAACATTGGGTCGAATTGCAATTGGTTCCAAAACATTTCGTCGGTCAACTTCAATCCCATTTTTTCAAACTGCTGCTTGATTAATTTAGATTGAACTACCATGTTCCAAGCTTGTTGCTCTAAACCTTTTGCAGGTTGACCTTGTTGTTGCGCTTGTTGTTGAAGCATAAACAACTGGTCGTCAAAATCTTCTTTGGTAATTTCTTCGCCATTTACTTTTCCGAAAACGCCTGGTTTTGCTCCAAATAATTTTTCCAAACTGTCTGGATTTACCACGAAAGCCAACATTGCAATCGCAATAATCCCCATCAAAAGCCAAGGTCTGTTTCTAATCTCTCCTAAAACTGCCATCTTTTTTGTATAATTTTATCAGTCTGCGAAAATACACATTTTTAAGAGATTAGAAAAAATTTTAAATATTTATTTGAAAGCAAAACTTGCAATATGGTAATTTTGTCTAAAATTTTGCGTGGCACAGTGATTGTGAAATTAAAGCCACCTTTTTTATTTAAAGCATTTTTAATGAAAACAATTAAAATGCGGTTTAACCATTTAATTAAAATGACAATTTGTCATCACAGATATTATGACAGAATTTGAAGACATCAGTTTTGATGAAATGATGAGCGACGGTTTCAGTATCGTGGCAGAAGAAATAAACTTGAATGATTTCAACGAAACCGAAGAAAACAAAGAACAAAAAATCTTCCCGATTCTTCCGGTAAGAAATATGGTGATGTTCCCGAAAGTGGTGATTCCAATTACCGCTGGAAGAGAAATGTCCATCAAACTTTTGGAGGAAGCGCAGAGAAACAATGAATTTATTGGGATTTTAAGCCAAAACAATTCCACCATTGACCAACCTACTTTTAAAGATTTATACCAAATCGGGACATTGGCGAAAATTGTTAAAATCATCAAACTTCCCGATGGAAACACCACTGCGATTACAAGAGGTTTTCAACGGTTTAAAATCAAAAATTTCACCACGGCAAAACCTTATTTTAAAGCCGAAATCACCAAATTGAAAGAAGTTTCAACCAAAAAAACGGAAGAATACAATGCGCTTTTAGAAAACATCAAAGATTTAGCCTTAAAGATTATCGAACTCGACCCCAATATTCCGAACGCAGCAAATTTTGCCATTAAGAATATGAGCGACCACGAGGATTTGTTGAATTTCATCTGCACCAACGCCAATTTTCCTTACGCTTCAAAACAGAAACTTTTGGAAGAAAAAAGTTTGATGACTCGAGCGGAAAAGTGCTACGAATTAATGCACGACGATTTCCGAAAATTGGAGTTGCGCAACCAAATCCATTTAAAAACCAACAAAGAACTCGATAAAAATCAGCGCGAATATTTCCTGAATCAGCAAATGAGAACCATTCAGGAAGAATTAGGTGGTGGTCCGGAATCCGATGTGGACGAACTTTTACAAAAAGCCAAAAAAGTGAAATGGAGTGACGAAGTTGAAAATCATTTCAAAAAAGAAATCAACCGACTTCAGCGCCAAAATCCAAATTCGCCGGATTATAATGTTCAAAGAAATTACCTCGATTTCTTCACCGATTTACCTTGGGAAACCTATTCTAAAGATATTTTCGACATCAATAAAGCGGAAAGAGTTTTGGATAAAGCACATTTCGGACTAGAAGACATCAAGAAAAGAATTTTGGAACACATGGCGGTTTTGAAG
Encoded proteins:
- a CDS encoding (Fe-S)-binding protein is translated as MDFTIKTMAEYAAEGKAPEVLFFVGCAGSFDDRAKKITKALCKILHKVGVEFAVLGQEESCNGDPAKRAGNEFIFQMMALTNIEIMNGYGVKKIVTACPHCFNILKNEYPGLGGNYEVMHHTQFLRKLMEEGRLKIEGGSFSGKKITFHDPCYLGRGNGEYEAPRVLLEKLDSELVEMKRCKSNGLCCGAGGAQMFKEPEKGNVDINVERTEEALEEKPNIIATGCPFCMTMMTDGVKHFNKNEEVSVKDIAELLAEAEDL
- a CDS encoding 4Fe-4S dicluster domain-containing protein, whose translation is MQYIDNIIFFIALVVGFGLFFKSLREIYRNIKLGKKIDRTDHPAERWKTMANVALGQGKMGKRPIAGFLHVLVYVGFVIINIELIEIVIDGIFGTHRFLSSIFGATFYGIFTATLEILAILVVIAVVLFFIRRNILHIKRVSSNAKDLKGWGIKDANIILIIEFALMMAFFKMNASDYILQQRGVFHEIGSFPISKMIFAPIFEWFSFNDGFLMFTERAAWWFHFIGILFFMNYLYYSKHLHIILAFPNTWFANLQPKGKFNNLDSVTKEIKLMMDPNADPYAAQPAADPNAAPEKFGASDIFDLNQVQLLNAYSCTECGRCTAVCPANLTGKKLSPRKIMMDTRDRIEEVGRNINKNGKFVDDGKKLLDDHISREEVLACTTCNACVEACPVLIDPLSIIVEMRRFMVMEESSMPHEWQLMMNNIENNAAPWQYNQQDRMKWATDN
- a CDS encoding MlaD family protein — encoded protein: MKFTKEIKAGLIALLAIIGFVFLFQFMKGKSLFTTDNIFFAKFDNVEGLAASNPVSINGLKVGQVDKIIPITEKDGKIHFVVKVMIDDNYEFSKKSTLEIFEPGLMSGKEMRINLAYGQPMAKDGDTLAGAFQLSMMNNISSQVGPVKDQLQVVLKRVDSLMINAKSITDAENQAAIRSLLFNLNRTVTSLEGTSRSANSLMANNDPRVQKMLDNANLATISAKTAIDKYGKVAEEVDVKKLNNTIDKLSLTADKLNSVISGIQNGEGSLGKITKDEELYRNLNESSQNLNKLILDLKENPKRYLNFSVFGKNSSN
- a CDS encoding peptidylprolyl isomerase, which translates into the protein MAVLGEIRNRPWLLMGIIAIAMLAFVVNPDSLEKLFGAKPGVFGKVNGEEITKEDFDDQLFMLQQQAQQQGQPAKGLEQQAWNMVVQSKLIKQQFEKMGLKLTDEMFWNQLQFDPMFAQNQQNFDEKGNFKLQEIKKQVEEAKGTNVEMYNNWLKTRKAIEYRMMARQLFANLSAGITVGKKEAEEMMKQRDQLADIDFVKVDYAAYAQKNPVKVTTQDLADYIKKHPILFKREASRNVGLVYFPAAPSAADEAATQKEINKLFSEGSEMSGGKENFQNTTNDSMFIALNSDMPFNPQYFSANQLPASIKDKVASASIGTTFGPYKEQNFYVVSKLLDKKPSDSTLSRHILVSYKGNQAGGDVKRSKEEAKKLADSIGAVVKADPSKFAENLKFSSDPGSAAQGGSVGWTTPSTPFVPEFLSFLANNPKGATGVVETQFGYHIINIEDKKSGSMGYKVANLVKAIKPSDKTENEVYTKATKFIQQVQGKSFNDFANLAKKNNYNFSNPKEIGRFQGQLPGLGTDKDEEVIAWAFNKKRNKGDTDIFTVDGTGDRIVAYLNGIQDAGTADPEAVREQIEPIIKNKILAKQISDKITAAKATSLDQIAKLFASTKQSAQVNLLSPQVAGAMEPRVAGAAFGVAKGKLSNPVEGMTGVYVLVKKSETVNKQPGDIKQVIQALQGQNSQQFGQNFLKSLQDNAKIEDYRIEVYNQASQQN